The Mytilus galloprovincialis chromosome 2, xbMytGall1.hap1.1, whole genome shotgun sequence genome has a window encoding:
- the LOC143062610 gene encoding uncharacterized protein LOC143062610: MEWPSVINPCKNQGECNNNATGHRCNCTTQWTGNNCENRNYCSISPCLHGNCTNRRTSFSCACSKGWIGTKCNVRDYCSTHPCQHRSPCINQRNTYQCSCPSDWTGENCSIRNYCSGSPCQHNGTCTNGANAYTCVCTKGWIGTNCSSQDFCSRNPCQHSGSCTNVGNWYSCKCGSRYTGKNCEKWNYCLSSPCRNKGTCFNKGPTFTCTCPSPWIGRSCERKNHCASSPCNHNSTCTASGTTFSCSCSPGWLGTTCDTRDSCQCQNHGTCTNNGNTSSCNCTKGWIGTTCTTVDHCAGNPCKNLGKCSNSRNGFTCHCSDGWSGTTCLTETKCHTNTCHGHGECHVRNNIPVCTCSTGWLGVTCDTVDPCSRHPCQHQGTCTNNGNSFSCNCNKGWIGTRCTTVDSQITNHNRTKMTGCDSLCENAEFCDKLNTGLKCVCKLGWIGNRCEVRDPCFSEPCNNSGICFGNSNSFLCYCPVGWKGSVCEEPDDTVGRTVLNPCKNGGHVFYHNENLICSCPKEWTGPNCEQDRDECKYGISINDTIITEICQNNGRCINIPGGFVCACHDGWAGKRCETDVNECDSSPCQNKGICNNINGSFKCYCEPGWKGSICEIDIDECQYVPCGIHGQCNNSDGNFSCMCEDGWSGNKCDRRVDPCDTSPCRNNATCVINGEEYICQCLSNWKGIHCDEDEDECLFHPCENNGLCVNLQGNYSCNCTDDWTGRHCEERIDSCRNSPCLNNGTCFDSLPGYLCNCKQGWTGERCQTDNNECLLSPCSNNGTCVNTNGSYRCDCTDFWEGEDCSVDIDECSYNPCNSTYKCVNTVSGYECVNCTTMNCTNSGSCTDTSSGPICHCVPGRIGEYCEKQDFCFNRPCNPLENCTNEADGYKCHFHPCNSSPCLNKGMCMEHNLGYSCQCRSGWRGDRCQYEDFCKLSPCVNNGTCLNHNFDYTCICTEEWEDKNCSVYNYCHTDPCINSGICLNGNSQFTCVCNNTYTGKTCETFDFCYSSPCKNGGSCINGNTNFTCICDRGYTGKICETEIDWCASSPCHHNSSCVNIQYGFYCHCTGGWVGRQCEHDIDECMWSTCPIGSYCQNQLGGYRCRWKTKRSADVQLFRHTAEPVSVRISQLAVTEHKIDSVLTSVKCLIEWYICSDGVAMVKSLSLNVDRENNSASYSFTSSCKGSILSANDFNEHLMLALTYPTTNTCLNGLNYIDN; the protein is encoded by the exons ATGGAGTGGCCATCTGT CATAAATCCATGTAAGAACCAAGGAGAATGTAACAACAATGCAACAGGACACAGATGTAACTGCACCACTCAGTGGACTggtaataattgtgaaaatcgTAATTATTGCTCAATATCTCCATGTTTGCATGGTAACTGTACAAATAGGCGGACCTCATTTTCATGTGCATGCAGCAAAGGCTGGATAGGTACAAAATGCAATGTACGTGATTACTGTTCAACGCATCCATGTCAGCATCGAAGTCCTTGTATTAACCAAAGAAACACCTACCAGTGTTCATGTCCTTCTGACTGGACAGGGGAAAACTGCAGTATAAGAAATTACTGTTCTGGTTCTCCATGTCAGCATAATGGTACATGTACAAATGGAGCTAATGCATACACATGTGTATGTACAAAAGGATGGATAGGGACGAATTGTAGCAGTCAAGATTTCTGTTCGAGAAATCCTTGTCAACATTCTGGTTCTTGTACAAACGTAGGTAACTGGTATTCCTGTAAATGTGGCAGTAGATATACAGGAAAGAATTGTGAGAAATGGAACTATTGTTTAAGTTCTCCATGCCGAAATAAAGGCACATGCTTTAACAAGGGACCTACGTTCACATGCACGTGTCCATCGCCTTGGATTGGCAGGAGTTGTGAAAGAAAGAATCATTGTGCCAGTTCACCTTGCAATCATAACAGCACATGTACAGCCAGTGGAACCACCTTCTCTTGTTCGTGTTCTCCTGGGTGGTTAGGTACTACATGCGATACTAGGGATTCTTGTCAATGTCAAAATCACGGGACTTGTACAAATAATGGAAACACTTCCTCTTGTAATTGTACTAAAGGATGGATAGGGACAACATGTACTACTGTTGATCATTGTGCTGGTAATCCGTGTAAAAATTTGGGGAAATGCAGTAACTCAAGAAATGGGTTCACGTGTCATTGTTCTGATGGCTGGAGTGGTACAACATGTCTAACAGAAACAAAATGTCATACTAATACATGCCATGGTCATGGTGAATGTCATGTCAGGAATAATATACCTGTGTGTACCTGTAGTACAGGATGGCTTGGTGTTACATGTGATACAGTAGATCCTTGTTCCAGGCATCCCTGTCAACATCAAGGAACTTGTACAAATAATGGAAACAGTTTCTCTTGTAATTGTAATAAAGGATGGATTGGAACAAGATGTACTACGGTTGACTCGCAAATAACTAATCACAATAGAACTAAAATGACTGGTTGCGATAGTCTCTGTGAAAATGCAGAGTTTTGTGATAAGTTAAACACTGGACTAAAATGTGTCTGTAAATTAGGATGGATTGGGAATAGATGTGAAGTACGAGATCCTTGTTTTAGTGAGCCATGCAACAATTCGGGAATTTGTTTTGGCAATTCTAACAGCTTTTTATGTTACTGTCCAGTTGGGTGGAAAGGATCTGTGTGTGAAGAACCCGATGACACCGTAGGACGTACAGTATTGAATCCTTGTAAAAATGGAGGGCATGTTTTCTATCATAATGAAAATCTTATCTGCTCTTGTCCTAAGGAATGGACTGGTCCAAACTGTGAACAAGATAGGGACGAATGTAAATATGGTATTAGTATAAATGATACAATTATAACAGAAATCTGTCAGAACAATGGTCGCTGTATAAATATTCCAGGAGGGTTTGTGTGTGCTTGTCATGACGGCTGGGCAGGAAAAAGATGCGAGACTGACGTAAATGAATGCGATTCTTCCCCTTGTCAAAATAAAGGTATATGTAATAATATCAACGGATCATTCAAATGCTATTGTGAACCGGGTTGGAAAGGTTCCATCTGTGAAATAGACATAGATGAATGTCAATATGTCCCATGTGGAATACATGGACAATGTAACAATAGCGATGGGAATTTTTCCTGTATGTGTGAAGATGGATGGTCAGGAAATAAATGTGACCGACGTGTAGATCCATGTGACACATCTCCTTGTCGTAATAATGCTACTTGTGTTATAAATGGAGAGGAATATATATGTCAATGTCTATCAAATTGGAAAGGTATACATTGTGATGAAGACGAAGATGAGTGTTTATTTCATCCGTGTGAAAACAATGGACTCTGTGTAAATTTGCAGGGGAATTACTCGTGTAACTGCACAGATGATTGGACTGGGAGACATTGTGAGGAAAGGATTGACTCTTGTCGAAATAGCCCATGTTTAAACAATGGTACATGCTTTGATTCACTTCCTGGATATCTATGCAACTGTAAACAAGGATGGACAGGAGAAAGATGCCAAACAGATAACAATGAATGTCTGTTGTCTCCATGTAGTAATAATGGAACATGCGTAAATACTAACGGATCGTATCGTTGTGATTGCACGGACTTCTGGGAGGGCGAGGACTGTTCTGTTGATATTGATGAGTGTAGTTATAATCCATGTAATTCAACTTACAAATGTGTAAATACTGTCAGTGGTTACGAGTGTGTGAATTGTACGACAATGAATTGTACAAATAGTGGATCATGTACTGATACCTCGTCCGGGCCGATATGTCATTGTGTACCTGGACGGATTGGTGAATATTGCGAGAAACAAGATTTCTGTTTTAACCGTCCGTGTAACCCGTTAGAAAACTGTACAAACGAGGCTGATGGTTACAAGTGCCACTTTCACCCCTGTAATAGTTCACCTTGTCTAAATAAAGGAATGTGTATGGAGCATAATCTAGGATATTCTTGTCAGTGTAGATCTGGGTGGAGGGGAGATCGTTGTCAGTACGAGGATTTCTGTAAGTTATCTCCATGTGTCAATAATGGGACGTGTTTAAATCACAACTTTGATTACACGTGCATCTGTACAGAGGAGTGGGAAGACAAAAATTGCTCTGTTTACAACTATTGTCATACAGATCCATGTATCAATTCTGGTATATGTTTAAACGGAAATTCTCAATTCACATGTGTATGTAACAACACTTACACTGGAAAGACATGTGAAACGTTCGATTTTTGTTATAGTAGCCCATGTAAAAATGGTGGTTCGTGTATCAACGGAAATACTAACTTTACATGTATTTGTGACAGAGGATATACAGGGAAAATATGCGAAACGGAAATAGACTGGTGCGCATCCTCGCCGTGTCATCACAACAGTTCATGCGTCAACATTCAGTATGGATTCTACTGTCATTGTACTGGAGGCTGGGTTGGTCGTCAGTGTGAACATGATATTGATGAGTGTATGTGGAGCACATGCCCAATTGGTTCTTACTGTCAAAACCAGTTAGGAGGATATAGATGTCGTTGGAAAACTAAACGATCTGCAGATGTACAATTGTTTAGACATACAGCAG